A DNA window from Prevotella intermedia ATCC 25611 = DSM 20706 contains the following coding sequences:
- the topB gene encoding type IA DNA topoisomerase, with protein sequence MTTCIIAEKPSVARDIARIVGANSRQDGYMEGNGYLVTWAMGHLIALAMPETYGFSAYKAEDLPIRPNPFQLVVRQVRKDKENVSDPVALKQLKVIRSCFDKADRIIVATDAGREGELIFRYIYQHLGCRQPFDRLWISSLTDKAIREGMANLKSGNHYDSLYYSAKARSEADWLVGINASRALSIARRGGYSLGRVQTPTLAMVCRRYIENRDFSSVPYWKLSALMEKEGVSLKAIGITDYESEASAQTALATLRSQSRLKVESVARKVTHTSPPLLYDLTALQKEANRRHGFSADKTLSIAQSLYEKKITTYPRTGSRYISEDVFEEVPALLHKIGKPLSNPLNRHSVDNAKITDHHAIIPTGETPSGLLTDEAILYNMVVTRFIEAFSPDSEEERMQVLFTDGTNTFTWKACRQISLGWKAVQKEVKSDDEEELLATLPNLTEGELLPLLNAEITEHKTKPKPLYTEATLLSAMENAGKEVEDAESKKAMAECGIGTPATRANIIETLILRDYIRRDRKSIIPTEKGLAVYEIVKDKKIANAEMTGSWELALAAIEAGQMPAEKFAKGINSYVGTICEELLALSPQVQKSYPTYRCPKCGQQSVGIYAKVAKCGNESCDFHVFREICDTLLTEDNIRDLITTGRTPVLNGLTSKTGKKFNARLVLNEEYTTSFVFENKKGKQRGR encoded by the coding sequence ATGACAACTTGTATTATTGCCGAGAAACCCTCGGTAGCCAGAGACATTGCCCGCATTGTCGGAGCAAACAGCAGACAGGACGGATATATGGAGGGTAACGGGTATCTCGTTACTTGGGCAATGGGACACCTCATCGCCCTTGCCATGCCCGAAACCTACGGTTTTTCTGCCTACAAAGCCGAGGACTTGCCCATCCGTCCCAATCCATTTCAGTTAGTGGTACGACAAGTACGTAAGGATAAGGAGAATGTATCAGACCCAGTAGCACTAAAACAGCTCAAGGTAATACGTTCCTGCTTTGACAAGGCGGACCGTATCATCGTCGCTACTGATGCAGGACGGGAGGGTGAACTTATTTTCCGTTATATCTATCAACATTTGGGATGCCGACAGCCTTTTGACCGCCTTTGGATAAGTTCTCTCACGGACAAAGCTATCCGTGAGGGCATGGCAAATCTCAAGTCAGGGAACCATTACGACAGTCTCTATTATTCCGCCAAGGCAAGAAGCGAAGCCGACTGGCTCGTGGGAATCAATGCGAGCCGTGCCCTTTCCATTGCCCGCAGGGGAGGCTATTCGTTGGGACGGGTACAGACTCCAACCCTCGCTATGGTCTGCCGTCGATACATAGAGAACCGTGATTTTTCTTCCGTGCCTTATTGGAAACTCTCCGCCCTGATGGAGAAAGAGGGCGTGTCGCTGAAAGCCATTGGCATTACCGACTATGAGAGTGAAGCATCGGCACAGACTGCCCTCGCTACGCTTCGCAGTCAGAGCCGGCTTAAAGTTGAATCGGTCGCAAGAAAGGTAACGCATACATCGCCACCACTCTTGTACGACCTTACTGCCTTGCAGAAGGAAGCCAACAGACGCCACGGCTTTTCAGCAGACAAGACCCTCTCAATTGCTCAGAGCCTCTATGAGAAGAAAATCACGACCTATCCCCGCACAGGCAGCCGATACATCAGCGAGGACGTCTTTGAAGAAGTACCCGCCCTGCTCCACAAGATAGGTAAGCCCCTATCCAATCCGCTTAACCGCCACTCGGTGGACAACGCTAAGATAACCGACCACCACGCTATTATCCCCACGGGAGAAACACCTTCCGGCTTATTGACGGATGAAGCAATCCTATATAATATGGTGGTAACCCGTTTTATCGAAGCCTTTTCGCCTGACTCCGAGGAAGAACGTATGCAGGTGCTGTTCACGGACGGCACCAACACCTTTACTTGGAAAGCATGCCGACAAATCTCCTTGGGCTGGAAAGCCGTGCAGAAAGAAGTCAAATCAGATGACGAGGAAGAGTTACTTGCCACATTGCCCAATTTAACAGAGGGTGAACTCCTACCACTTCTCAATGCCGAGATTACCGAACACAAGACCAAACCTAAACCTCTCTACACAGAAGCGACACTGCTTTCTGCTATGGAGAACGCCGGAAAAGAGGTCGAAGATGCAGAAAGCAAGAAGGCAATGGCGGAATGCGGTATTGGCACACCTGCTACAAGAGCCAATATCATCGAAACGCTCATCCTCCGTGATTATATCCGCAGGGACAGGAAATCCATCATCCCGACAGAGAAAGGCTTGGCGGTCTATGAGATTGTCAAGGACAAGAAGATTGCCAATGCGGAGATGACAGGTAGCTGGGAACTGGCTCTTGCCGCTATCGAGGCAGGTCAGATGCCGGCAGAGAAGTTTGCGAAAGGCATTAACTCATACGTTGGCACCATCTGCGAAGAGCTCCTTGCCCTTTCCCCACAGGTACAAAAGTCCTATCCCACCTACCGCTGTCCCAAGTGCGGACAGCAGAGTGTGGGTATTTATGCTAAGGTAGCAAAATGTGGGAACGAGAGTTGCGACTTCCACGTCTTCCGTGAGATCTGTGACACGCTGCTTACAGAGGACAATATCCGGGACTTGATAACCACAGGACGAACACCCGTCCTCAATGGCTTGACCAGCAAGACCGGTAAGAAGTTCAACGCCCGTCTGGTGCTGAATGAAGAATATACCACATCCTTTGTATTTGAAAATAAGAAAGGAAAACAACGAGGGAGATAA
- a CDS encoding DUF2958 domain-containing protein, giving the protein MAYNKKEVLQANTEAIRVVLRLEKERREATEAEKSILRNYQGFGGLKCVLNRTDNPDDIRYWSKSEQNLFEPTQQLKQMIYREAVDANTAKRYWESIKASVLTSFYTDTRIVTAIADALTSVNVPIRRCLDPSAGMGAFAETFARQAGVVDAMEKDLLTARISQALHPYGKGNIFVHNEPFEAIGELEDKDKYDLITSNIPFGDFMVYDREYSKGKDTLKRESTRAIHNYFFVKGLDCIKEGGILAFITSQGVLDSPRNEAIRRYLMQNSRLISALRLPSGMFSDNAGTDVGSDLIVLQKQTGKEISKGIEQQFVETVSVPKEEGSSVVFKHNSLFVGDWKDISHRTIATERIMGTDPYGRPTWEYRFTGGIEEMAESLRTRLSLEMEQRIDRKLYETGIPMTEVEREAEAEKQLRKLGITIIREEETEKTKTEDKGINDAYNLMPDSIRKQLPKLYSTEKELIGDKVAYARYFFPMGAYTAYLLEYDPKSRIGFGAVTMGYGWELGNMSLDEMEGVKVRGLGIERDLYFSPKKLHEIAELEEIVRGQYTKEEVVAEKIKEEVITKAETENKVKETVTIASENDTQIMENTVHSGETIPLQPSSSESAPQQFVSEQPSMTIEPAPEGVPALTLHRQYEQERSEIRTDIEAPREMNGQTVFFDDDHHPVVDNNMEDIGQPEQLSLFAPEEYSLWTREVSRVNNEIKDNSGTSQAHRPITQTAPQKPSESKIQKSVTSPQRRTRSSRKAASSSSREPSLFDFMNEDEERKPKPIAEVRKEFDASPRPFLSSPDSHLRDGSIVVQKGQVGFLSDLKRHPTFNPMDLPYAQLSRLKSYIEIRECYHRLYDYEAENHAEDREDRSRLNHLYDDYVARWGYFNQKANTDIIKMDATGVEMLFLERSENGRYIKADIFDHPTAFSTTELTVAADPMEALGASLNKYGTVELDYMSSLLPDMEESDIISSLEGRIYYNPEENAYEVADKFISGNVIEKAERIESWLLDHPDHEEAKQSLAALRAATPTPIPFADLDFNLGERWIPAKVYGRFASEFFGTDIGVSYHSNMDEYSIICDHKNANIWHKYAVQGEFRRYDGINLLKHALHNTIPDINKSKEVTDKVTGETKTIKVRDGHAIQMANAKIEEIRQGFVDWLGRTPDTFKQQLSDRYNRLFNCFVRPNFDGTHQTFPDLDLRRLGIADLYKSQKDAVWMLKTNGGGICDHEVGAGKTLIMCTAAYEMKRLGLANKPMIIGLKANVFDIADTFCKAYPNAKVLYPGKNDFSKQNRQRIFNDIKNNDWDCIILTHEQFGMIPQALEIQEAILQKEMDSVEENLEVLRMQGAEISRGMLKGLEKRKQTLEAKLQNIQDSIAERKDDAVDFKMMGIDHLFVDESHQFKNLMFNTRHDRVSGLGNPDGSQRALNMLFAIRTIQERSGKDLGATFLSGTTISNSLTELYLLFKYLRPQALEKQGINSFDAWAAVFAKKSTDYEFSITNEIIQKERYCTFIKVPELAAFYAEICDFRTAKDIGIDRPEKNEILHNIPPTPEQEVFIGKLMEFAKSGDATLLGRAPLSESEERAKMLIATDYARKRFKIFVSFR; this is encoded by the coding sequence ATGGCATACAATAAGAAAGAAGTCCTGCAAGCCAACACGGAAGCTATCCGTGTGGTCTTGCGCCTGGAGAAAGAACGCCGCGAAGCCACCGAAGCTGAGAAAAGTATCTTGCGGAACTATCAGGGTTTCGGTGGCTTGAAATGTGTACTCAACCGCACAGACAATCCCGATGATATACGCTATTGGAGCAAGTCAGAGCAGAATCTCTTTGAACCTACCCAACAGCTCAAACAGATGATTTATCGAGAAGCCGTAGATGCCAACACCGCCAAGCGGTATTGGGAGAGCATCAAGGCAAGCGTACTGACCTCCTTCTATACTGATACTCGTATTGTCACCGCCATTGCCGATGCTCTCACTTCTGTAAATGTACCCATACGTCGATGTTTGGATCCTTCGGCTGGCATGGGAGCATTTGCTGAGACCTTTGCAAGGCAAGCGGGAGTTGTAGATGCAATGGAAAAGGACCTGCTCACTGCCCGCATCAGCCAAGCCCTGCACCCTTATGGCAAAGGTAACATTTTCGTTCACAACGAGCCTTTTGAAGCCATTGGAGAGCTGGAAGACAAAGACAAATACGACCTTATTACAAGTAATATTCCTTTCGGTGATTTTATGGTCTATGACCGAGAATACAGTAAAGGTAAGGACACTCTTAAACGTGAGTCCACACGTGCCATTCACAATTACTTCTTCGTGAAAGGTCTGGACTGCATCAAGGAAGGTGGAATTTTGGCATTCATCACCTCACAGGGCGTATTAGACAGTCCCCGCAATGAAGCCATACGCCGTTACCTCATGCAGAACAGCCGCCTTATCTCCGCTCTCCGACTGCCATCGGGTATGTTTTCAGACAATGCAGGAACGGACGTAGGCAGTGACCTCATCGTCCTACAGAAGCAGACTGGTAAAGAAATCAGCAAGGGCATTGAGCAGCAGTTCGTAGAAACCGTTTCCGTTCCCAAGGAAGAAGGTTCTTCGGTCGTCTTCAAGCATAACTCTCTTTTTGTAGGAGATTGGAAAGACATATCTCATCGCACCATTGCCACAGAGCGCATAATGGGTACAGACCCTTATGGAAGACCTACATGGGAGTATCGGTTCACGGGAGGGATTGAGGAAATGGCAGAAAGTCTCCGAACACGGCTCTCCCTTGAAATGGAACAACGTATCGACCGTAAACTATATGAAACAGGTATACCGATGACAGAGGTAGAGCGAGAGGCAGAGGCGGAGAAACAGCTTCGCAAGTTGGGTATTACCATAATTCGGGAAGAAGAAACAGAGAAGACAAAGACTGAAGACAAGGGTATAAACGATGCCTATAACCTCATGCCCGACAGTATCAGGAAGCAACTACCAAAACTTTACAGCACGGAAAAGGAACTCATAGGCGATAAGGTTGCCTATGCACGCTATTTCTTCCCTATGGGAGCATACACAGCCTACCTTCTGGAATATGATCCTAAGAGCCGCATTGGTTTCGGTGCTGTCACGATGGGTTACGGCTGGGAGCTTGGCAATATGTCCCTTGATGAGATGGAAGGCGTGAAAGTAAGAGGACTGGGCATAGAGCGCGACCTGTATTTCTCTCCTAAGAAATTACACGAGATAGCCGAACTGGAAGAAATCGTCAGGGGACAATATACCAAAGAAGAAGTGGTGGCAGAGAAAATCAAGGAAGAAGTGATAACAAAGGCAGAAACAGAGAATAAGGTTAAGGAGACTGTAACCATTGCTTCTGAGAACGATACGCAGATAATGGAAAATACCGTTCATAGCGGCGAGACAATTCCATTACAGCCGTCATCATCAGAGTCTGCCCCACAACAATTCGTATCAGAACAGCCTTCCATGACTATAGAACCTGCTCCCGAAGGCGTACCCGCCTTGACACTTCACCGACAATACGAACAGGAAAGGTCGGAAATCCGTACGGATATTGAAGCCCCAAGAGAGATGAACGGACAGACGGTGTTCTTTGACGACGATCATCATCCAGTGGTGGACAACAACATGGAAGACATCGGACAACCGGAGCAGCTGTCACTGTTTGCCCCGGAAGAATACAGCCTTTGGACAAGAGAGGTCAGCCGTGTGAACAATGAAATCAAGGATAATTCAGGAACTTCACAGGCGCACCGTCCTATAACACAAACTGCTCCCCAGAAACCATCGGAGTCCAAGATACAAAAGTCAGTAACCTCTCCTCAACGGCGTACCCGTAGTAGCAGGAAAGCAGCTTCTTCCTCTTCACGTGAGCCATCCCTTTTCGACTTCATGAACGAAGACGAGGAGCGCAAGCCAAAACCGATAGCGGAAGTCAGAAAGGAGTTTGACGCTTCCCCACGCCCTTTTCTCTCTTCGCCGGACTCACATCTAAGAGACGGCTCCATTGTCGTGCAGAAAGGGCAGGTGGGGTTTCTTTCTGATCTGAAGCGACATCCCACCTTTAACCCGATGGACTTGCCGTATGCGCAGCTTTCCCGTCTAAAAAGCTATATCGAGATACGGGAGTGCTATCATCGTCTCTATGACTACGAGGCAGAGAACCATGCAGAAGACAGGGAAGACCGCAGCAGGCTCAATCACCTGTATGATGACTATGTTGCACGCTGGGGCTACTTTAACCAGAAGGCGAACACTGACATTATCAAGATGGATGCTACAGGCGTGGAAATGCTCTTCTTGGAACGCTCCGAGAACGGCAGGTACATCAAGGCGGACATCTTTGACCATCCAACGGCATTTTCCACCACGGAACTGACCGTTGCCGCAGACCCGATGGAGGCATTGGGTGCATCGCTCAACAAGTACGGTACGGTGGAACTTGACTACATGAGTTCGCTTTTACCTGATATGGAGGAAAGCGACATCATTTCTTCCTTGGAAGGTCGCATCTATTACAATCCCGAAGAGAATGCCTATGAAGTGGCGGACAAGTTCATTTCGGGCAATGTAATAGAAAAGGCGGAGCGTATCGAGTCGTGGCTCTTGGACCACCCCGACCACGAAGAGGCAAAGCAGAGCCTTGCTGCCCTGCGTGCAGCCACGCCAACACCCATTCCTTTTGCAGACCTTGACTTCAATCTCGGTGAACGCTGGATACCTGCTAAAGTCTATGGCAGGTTTGCTTCGGAGTTTTTCGGGACGGATATTGGTGTATCCTACCATTCCAACATGGACGAGTACAGCATTATCTGCGACCATAAGAATGCCAATATCTGGCACAAGTATGCCGTACAGGGAGAGTTCCGCCGCTATGACGGTATCAATCTCCTGAAGCATGCCCTGCACAATACCATTCCCGACATCAACAAGAGCAAGGAAGTGACGGATAAGGTTACGGGAGAGACCAAGACCATCAAAGTAAGGGACGGACATGCCATACAGATGGCAAATGCCAAGATTGAAGAAATCAGACAGGGCTTTGTCGATTGGCTCGGACGCACACCAGACACGTTCAAGCAACAACTCTCTGACCGTTATAATCGTCTTTTCAACTGTTTTGTGCGACCCAACTTTGACGGTACGCACCAGACGTTTCCCGACCTTGACCTCAGAAGGTTGGGTATTGCCGACCTTTACAAGAGCCAGAAGGATGCCGTGTGGATGCTCAAAACCAATGGTGGCGGCATCTGCGACCACGAGGTGGGAGCGGGAAAGACACTCATCATGTGTACGGCTGCCTACGAGATGAAACGCTTGGGACTGGCAAACAAACCGATGATTATCGGTCTGAAAGCAAATGTCTTCGACATTGCCGACACGTTCTGCAAGGCTTATCCCAATGCCAAGGTACTTTATCCGGGCAAAAACGATTTCAGCAAGCAGAACCGCCAGCGTATTTTTAACGACATCAAGAACAACGACTGGGACTGCATCATCCTCACGCACGAGCAGTTCGGCATGATACCGCAGGCATTGGAGATACAGGAAGCTATCCTTCAGAAGGAGATGGACTCCGTGGAGGAAAACCTCGAAGTCCTGCGTATGCAGGGGGCGGAGATTTCCCGTGGAATGCTCAAAGGTTTGGAGAAACGCAAGCAGACACTTGAAGCAAAGCTGCAGAACATACAGGACAGCATCGCCGAAAGAAAAGACGATGCCGTGGATTTCAAGATGATGGGTATTGACCACCTATTCGTAGATGAGTCGCACCAGTTCAAAAACCTCATGTTCAATACCCGCCACGACCGTGTGTCGGGCTTGGGTAATCCTGATGGCTCACAGCGTGCCTTAAACATGCTCTTTGCCATTCGCACCATACAGGAGAGATCCGGCAAGGATTTGGGAGCCACTTTCCTTTCAGGAACGACCATCAGCAACTCACTTACGGAGCTGTATCTGCTTTTCAAATACCTGCGCCCGCAGGCTTTGGAGAAGCAGGGTATCAACAGCTTTGACGCATGGGCAGCGGTCTTTGCCAAGAAATCGACCGACTATGAGTTCTCCATCACCAATGAGATTATCCAGAAGGAACGTTATTGTACCTTCATCAAGGTGCCAGAGCTGGCGGCGTTCTATGCGGAGATTTGCGACTTTCGCACAGCCAAGGACATCGGTATCGACCGCCCTGAAAAGAATGAGATTCTGCATAACATACCACCGACACCCGAGCAGGAAGTCTTTATCGGCAAACTGATGGAGTTTGCCAAGAGTGGCGATGCCACGCTTTTGGGACGAGCACCACTGAGTGAGAGCGAGGAAAGAGCAAAGATGCTGATTGCAACAGACTACGCCCGCAAAAGATTCAAGATATTTGTATCTTTCAGATAG